The Phormidium yuhuli AB48 DNA window AGGAACCATTAACGGCTATGGGGAACGCTGCGGCAATGCCAATCTTTGCTCGGCGATCGCCAACCTACAACTTAAACTGGGCTATCACTGCCTGGACGACGACCAACTGGCGCAACTGACGGAAACCAGCCGTTTTGTCAGTGAAGTGGTCAACCTCGCTCCCAACGATCGCGCCGCCTTTGTTGGCCGTTCCGCCTTTGCCCATAAAGGGGGCATCCATGTCAGCGCCGTACAGCGCAATCCCCTCACCTATGAGCATATCCGTCCCGAAGCCGTGGGCAACCAGCGGCGTATCGTCATCTCCGATCAATCGGGACTGAGTAACGTTCTGGCCAAGGCCCGCAACTTTGGCATCAACCTTGATAAAACCGATCCCGCCAGCCGTGAAATTCTCGATCGCCTCAAGGGACTCGAACATGAAGGCTATCAATTTGAAGCCGCCGAAGCCAGTTTTGACTTACTGGTACGGGAAGCCTTGGGCCAGCGAGAACGGTTCTTTGACGTCAAAGGCTTCCAAGTTCACTGTACCCAAGCCGGTGGACATGAAGACAGTAACGCCCTGGCTACGGTCAAAGTCGCCGTTAATGGTCAAGACAGCCTGCAAGCTGCCGAAGGCAATGGCCCCGTCTCTGCCCTGGATGCTGCTTTGCGAAAAGCCCTGGTGAACCAGTTTCCCGCCATTGCTGAATGTCATCTTGTTGACTATAAAGTCCGTATTTTAGATAGCCAGTCAGGTACCTCAGCTAAAACCCGCGTGCTACTCGAATCCACCAACGGTCATGATCGCTGGACAACCGTGGGAGTCTCCGCCAATATTATTGATGCCTCCTATCAAGCGGTTGTGGAAGGACTAGAATACGGCTTGTTGCTGCAAAAAAACGCTAAAAAAGTGATTCAGACCTCTTAAGCCGTCCTAGCTCTCCCTAAGGTCAGTAGGCTCAGACTTAAAAAAATTTGAGCAACCTGTCGAAATCGATATCCCCGAACTATAATGGGGGGAAGTGGCTCTGACACTGCTGTTCACCCAGACTCGGAATGACACCCGTTTCAGCCAATTTTTGCGATCACCTTGATTTTTTGTGGCCTAGGCTACATATTTTTTGTAGCCGCGATCGCACTATAGATGGTTAAATGTGTGAACAGCCGTCGGCTGCTTTTCGCGAAATTCAAAGTTCCTGTGTTTTAAGGTGTGAGGGAAGATGCGTAAACTAACATGGCAGATTCTGCTGTTCAGCCCGCTCATGGCGGCGTTCTGGGGCATCAATGCTCCGGCTCAAGCTAAAGAGGCAGCGGTTGACGCCGGTGTCAGCTCCGTGAAAGCTGACCAACTGGCTGATACTGACTTTGGCAGCAAACAGCTTTCCGTGGGTGACTTCATTGAAGCCAACGAGAATCAAAGACTTCGTCAAGACAACGGCAACTCGGGAGTTGTCTCGCTTGACCAGGTGACCTCAGTGTCGCAGCTAACAGACGTGCAACCGACGGACTGGGCATTCCAAGCCCTCCAGTCCTTGGTTGAGCGCTATGGTTGTATCGCCGGTTACCCCGACGGGACTTTCCGTGGCAACAACTTCATGACCCGTTATGAATTTGCCGCCGGTCTGAACGCCTGTTTGGATCAGATTGTGGCAATTGTCGGTGGCGGGGATGACATTGACCCCGGCGACTTGGCGACCATTCGTCGTCTGCAAGAAGAGTTCGCCGCCGAACTAGCTACCCTACGGGGTCGCGTGGACGGACTAGAAGCTCGCGTCTCTGAACTCGAAGCGAACCAATTCTCCACCACCACCAAACTGGAAGGGGAAGCGGTCTTCGCCATCGCTGATGCCTTCGGTGGCGGAAACGTGGGTGTGGACGACAACCAAACCGTCTTCCATAACCGGGTTCGTCTAGGCTTCGTCTCCAGCTTCAGCGGACGTGACCAACTCTGGACTCGTCTTGATTCCGGTAACGCGGCCACCTTCAACAACCTTGACCAAGGGGTCCTCACCCACAACTTCGACAACGGTGGTGGTGTTGACATCGGCTGGCTCGCTTACTACTTCCCCCTCGGTGATAACGTTCAAGTCTATCTCCCCGCTTCTGGGGGTCTCTGGCAGGACTTCATTCCCACCATTAGCCCCTACCTCGAAGGGTTCACCGGTGGTGAAAATGCTCTGACCAGCTTTGCTGAATCCAACCCCATCTACAAAATCGGGACGGATGCAACGGGTGTCGGTATGACCATTGACCTGACCGACAGCATCATGTTGTCTGCTGGTTACTTCGCCGCTGATGCCTTCAGCCCCAACCGCAAAGAGGGCTTATTCAACGGTAACTACTCCATCATGAGTCAGTTGACCTTTGATTCTGGCGATTTCCAACTGGGTTTAACCTATAACCACGCCTTCTTCAACGGCGCTGGTGCGGGTAATGACATCTTCGGTCTTGGCCCTGGAACCACCCGGAGTGTCCAGCCTTTTGGGGATGCGGCGGCGCTCTATGCCAACTCCTACGGTCTCTCTGCGGCCTTCCAGGTTTCTGATAGCTTCGCCATCAATGCCTTTGGCGGTTACACCAACGCTAACTCTCGTGCTACGGGTAAAGATAGTGCTGAGATCTGGTACTACGGTCTAGGGTTGGCTCTCCCCGATTTTGGTGGACAGGGTAACCTCCTCGGACTGATGGCAGGTGTGGAACCTTACGTGGGTGGCTTCAATGGCAGCAGCTCTCGTGGTTCTGGTGCGGATGATACCCCCGTTCACATTGAAGCCTTCTACCGCTATCAACTCAACGACAACATTTCCATCACCCCTGGATTGATTTGGTTGAGTGCGCCTCAAGGTAACCAAAATGCTGACGATGCTTTCGTTGGTGTTCTGCGTACCACGTTCTCCTTCTAGGAAGGGTATTTTGGGTCAGTTTTTGGCTGGCTGACCCTCACATTCATGAAACCCCACACATGCTGTGGGGTTTTTATTTTAAGGGCCTCAGCTAGAGTAGCGCTGGGGCTGTTTCATAGGCCTGTAAATCTAAGGCCGCTAGTTGACGATAGGCGGCCTCAATCCCCCGTTGACCTCGCAGGAAGCCCGTACTGGCCCCTGGACAGATCAGAGATAACGTCTCTGGGGAAAAGCGATCGCGCAACTGGGCGACACTCCGCAATTGTCGGCGCCAATGAAAGGTTTTCGCTGTGCGTAGGGGCACCAACTCCCCCTGAGCATTGGGCAAAAGATGACGACCTGTAAATAAAATTCCCCCCTGCTGAGCGTAATAGAGACAGGCGGAACCGGGGGTCTGTCCCGGTGTCCAAATTCCCTGAATTTGGGGAGATATCTGAATTTCGTGGTGAAATGACGTGACCTGTGCCTCGGGCAGCAGATAGGCTTCTTGTTCCTGAATGATAAGCTGACAGCCACTGCGTTGCTGAAACTTAGTTGCCTCCCCAATACTATCGCGATGGGTAATAAAGAGCGATCGCACCCCCCCCTGACCCCCTAAAAAGTCCTGAGTTTCAGGGGTTGACGGGGGAGTATCAATCAGGATGTTGCCATCTTTTTCTACAATAAGGTAGGCCGTTCCGCCCAGGGTTTGCCGATTGGGGGGAAAGGCAAAAATATTTGATCGGACAATGCGGGGTTCTTTAGACATACGTGATGACTTTTTGGTTACTGCTGATCCTTGGACTGATTACCTACATTATCTTGCAGCGGAGCGTTGCCAACATCACGCGAACCCCAGTGTGGTTGTTGTGGTTGGTGATGATGACTCCGGCTGTAGTCTTGATTATCTGGGCTGAAGCGACCCCAGAAGATGGAGGTGTTCCGGCTTGGGGGGCGATCGCACTGATGACCGGTTGCTTTATCCTCTATCTCTGGCTCCTCTACCGAGGACGGACTACACCAGAGGAGCAGGCAAAGACAAGGGTTACAGCCCCAGAACTCTCCTCATCCCTAACCCCCCTTAAAGAGCAACTGCGGCCCATTGCCCCTGGGGAAGAAACACAATTGCGAAATTGCTTCAACTGGTCTGTGTATGCCTTACATCAACTAGAATATCGACCTCAAGCTGTCATTTGCCGGGGTCAACTACGTACGACCCCAGATCGGGCCTATCGCACCATACGGGATAACATCGAACAAAAATTTGGCGATCGCTTCTTGGTCGTCCTCCAAGAAGGGGAAAACCAGAAACCCTTATTTGTCCTCGCCCCTAACCCCAAACAACACACCCAGTCCGCCGAGAGCGATCCAACTGAACAACCCGCTATTGCCCTAGGACTGTTCCTGATTACCCTCTTCACCAGCACCACCGTCGGCGTTGAACTGGCCGGCATCGAGAGCGATCGCTGGCAAGCCGATCCCCGCCTATTACTCCAAGGACTCCCCTATGCCTGTTCTCTGCTGGGAGTTTTAGGGATTCGGGAATTAGGACGCTATGCGATCGCCCGTCGACATCAACTAGAAACCAGTCTCCCCTACTTCATCCCCTTTCCCATGTTCTTGGGAACTTTAGGAGCTTTTCTGCGGATTCGCTCTCCCATTCCTAACCGGAAAGTCCTCTTTGACACCAGTATCGTCGGTCCGTTACTGACCCTTTTAGTCAGTTTCCCCCTTTTATTGTGGGGACTCTCCCAATCCCAACTGGTTCCAGCCTCGGAGGCCTCGGGGATTCTAAACTTCCAAGAACTAATTCCGACGTTTTCCCTGCTTCTGTCCCTCTGTAGTGCCTTGTTACTCCCCGGCTCCCTAGATCCCTCCCAAGCCATTGAATTACAGCCTGTGGCGATCGTTGGCTATCTTGGCATAATTCTGAGTGCCTTCACTCTGATGCCCATTGGCCGCTTAGATGGGGGACAGATGGTTCATGCTATGTTTGGGCGACGCACGGCCCTGGCTATCGGACAAATTAGCCGTATCCTGATCCTCCTGTTGGCCCTCCTGCATCCAGAACTCTTATTATGGGCAATTCTGCTATTCCTGATTCCCCTACGGGATAGTCCTGCCCTTAATGACGTCAGTGAGTTAGATAATAAACGGGATGTTCTTGGCCTAATCAGTCTATTTCTGTTGGCGTTGATCTTGCTTCCGGTCCCGCAGATGTTGACTCAGGCGTTGTCTTAGGGGGAAGGCAATCGGGTTACCACAGAGGCACAGAGGACACAGAGGAAGAGGAGGGGGGAAGAGGAGGGGGGAAGAGGAGGGGGGAAGAGGCAAGAGGGGGGCGTTTTTCTGGGGTGAGGATAAATTTGTAGTCATTGTTTGAGGTATCAATTATGCGGACGGTACGAGTGATTGGTGGTGGACTTGCGGGAACTGAGGCCGCTTGGCAGGTGGCTCAATGGGGGGTTCCTGTGGTACTTCAGGAAATGCGTCCCCTGCGTCAGTCGCCGGCTCATCATTCTCAGGAACTGGCGGAATTGGTCTGTAGTAACTCATTTGGGGCTAAAGCGAGCGATCGCGCCTCAGGATTGCTTCACGAAGAACTGCGCCGTTTGGGATCGGTGGTGATTGGCAAAGCCGATGAGCATCATGTGCCAGCGGGTGGGGCCTTGGCTGTCGATCGCGGTGTGTTTAGTCGGGATTTGACCCAAACCCTCGCTCAGCATCCCCTGATTGAGCTGGAACGGCAGGAAGTTCAGCGCATCCCCGAAGATGAAATTGTCGTCTTGGCGACGGGCCCGCTCACCAGTGAAGCCCTGGCGGATGACCTGCAACGGTTTACGGGCAGCCAATATATGAGTTTCTTTGATGCGGCCAGTCCCATTGTGGTGGGGGAGTCTATTAATACTGAGATTGCTTTTCGCGCTTCCCGCTACGACAAAGGGGACGCGGACTATTTCAACTGTCCTATGACTCAAGAGCAGTATCTCGCCTTTTGGCAGACGCTCTGTGAGGCGGAACAGGCGGAGGTCAAAGACTTTGAGCGGGAAACCGCTAAGTTTTTTGAGGGCTGTCTTCCCATTGAGGAGATGGCCAAACGGGGGGAAGATACCATGCGCTATGGTCCCCTTAAACCCGTGGGACTGCGGGATCCGCGATCGCCGGAACGGTTTTATGCTGTGGTGCAATTACGCCAGGAAGATAAAGCCGGCCAACTCTGGAATATGGTGGGATTCCAAACCAACCTGCGTTGGGGAGAACAGAAACGAGTATTTCGCCTGATTCCTGGCTTAGAAGAAGCGGAATTTGTCCGCATGGGAGTTATGCACCGCAATACCTTTATTAACTCCCCTGAGTTGCTTCAGCCGACGCTTCAGTTCCATCAACGGCCCACGCTGCTGGCGGCAGGTCAACTCATCGGCACCGAAGGCTATACCGCCGCCGCTGCTGGGGGCTGGCTCGCTGGAACCAATGCCGCCCGGGTGGCCTTGGGATTGGAGCCTGTCTCTCCACCGAATGAGACGATGATGGGGTCTTTGATTGGTTTTGTCACCTC harbors:
- the cimA gene encoding citramalate synthase — protein: MTAKRLSIYDTTLRDGAQCEGLSLSLEDKLRIAHQLDRLGVPFIEGGWPGANPKDVKFFWQLKEQPLTQAEVVAFCSTRRPGRTAADDPMLQPILAAGTGWITLFGKSWDLHVTEGLNTSLEENLAMIQDTIEYFRSQGRRIIYDAEHWFDGYKLNPSYALKTLKAAADAGAEWLTLCDTNGGTLPHEVTQIVSEVIAELGESVPLGIHTHNDSEMAVANAVAAVLGGATMVQGTINGYGERCGNANLCSAIANLQLKLGYHCLDDDQLAQLTETSRFVSEVVNLAPNDRAAFVGRSAFAHKGGIHVSAVQRNPLTYEHIRPEAVGNQRRIVISDQSGLSNVLAKARNFGINLDKTDPASREILDRLKGLEHEGYQFEAAEASFDLLVREALGQRERFFDVKGFQVHCTQAGGHEDSNALATVKVAVNGQDSLQAAEGNGPVSALDAALRKALVNQFPAIAECHLVDYKVRILDSQSGTSAKTRVLLESTNGHDRWTTVGVSANIIDASYQAVVEGLEYGLLLQKNAKKVIQTS
- a CDS encoding iron uptake porin; translation: MRKLTWQILLFSPLMAAFWGINAPAQAKEAAVDAGVSSVKADQLADTDFGSKQLSVGDFIEANENQRLRQDNGNSGVVSLDQVTSVSQLTDVQPTDWAFQALQSLVERYGCIAGYPDGTFRGNNFMTRYEFAAGLNACLDQIVAIVGGGDDIDPGDLATIRRLQEEFAAELATLRGRVDGLEARVSELEANQFSTTTKLEGEAVFAIADAFGGGNVGVDDNQTVFHNRVRLGFVSSFSGRDQLWTRLDSGNAATFNNLDQGVLTHNFDNGGGVDIGWLAYYFPLGDNVQVYLPASGGLWQDFIPTISPYLEGFTGGENALTSFAESNPIYKIGTDATGVGMTIDLTDSIMLSAGYFAADAFSPNRKEGLFNGNYSIMSQLTFDSGDFQLGLTYNHAFFNGAGAGNDIFGLGPGTTRSVQPFGDAAALYANSYGLSAAFQVSDSFAINAFGGYTNANSRATGKDSAEIWYYGLGLALPDFGGQGNLLGLMAGVEPYVGGFNGSSSRGSGADDTPVHIEAFYRYQLNDNISITPGLIWLSAPQGNQNADDAFVGVLRTTFSF
- a CDS encoding MBL fold metallo-hydrolase; this translates as MSKEPRIVRSNIFAFPPNRQTLGGTAYLIVEKDGNILIDTPPSTPETQDFLGGQGGVRSLFITHRDSIGEATKFQQRSGCQLIIQEQEAYLLPEAQVTSFHHEIQISPQIQGIWTPGQTPGSACLYYAQQGGILFTGRHLLPNAQGELVPLRTAKTFHWRRQLRSVAQLRDRFSPETLSLICPGASTGFLRGQRGIEAAYRQLAALDLQAYETAPALL
- a CDS encoding site-2 protease family protein, whose amino-acid sequence is MTFWLLLILGLITYIILQRSVANITRTPVWLLWLVMMTPAVVLIIWAEATPEDGGVPAWGAIALMTGCFILYLWLLYRGRTTPEEQAKTRVTAPELSSSLTPLKEQLRPIAPGEETQLRNCFNWSVYALHQLEYRPQAVICRGQLRTTPDRAYRTIRDNIEQKFGDRFLVVLQEGENQKPLFVLAPNPKQHTQSAESDPTEQPAIALGLFLITLFTSTTVGVELAGIESDRWQADPRLLLQGLPYACSLLGVLGIRELGRYAIARRHQLETSLPYFIPFPMFLGTLGAFLRIRSPIPNRKVLFDTSIVGPLLTLLVSFPLLLWGLSQSQLVPASEASGILNFQELIPTFSLLLSLCSALLLPGSLDPSQAIELQPVAIVGYLGIILSAFTLMPIGRLDGGQMVHAMFGRRTALAIGQISRILILLLALLHPELLLWAILLFLIPLRDSPALNDVSELDNKRDVLGLISLFLLALILLPVPQMLTQALS
- the trmFO gene encoding FADH(2)-oxidizing methylenetetrahydrofolate--tRNA-(uracil(54)-C(5))-methyltransferase TrmFO; the protein is MRTVRVIGGGLAGTEAAWQVAQWGVPVVLQEMRPLRQSPAHHSQELAELVCSNSFGAKASDRASGLLHEELRRLGSVVIGKADEHHVPAGGALAVDRGVFSRDLTQTLAQHPLIELERQEVQRIPEDEIVVLATGPLTSEALADDLQRFTGSQYMSFFDAASPIVVGESINTEIAFRASRYDKGDADYFNCPMTQEQYLAFWQTLCEAEQAEVKDFERETAKFFEGCLPIEEMAKRGEDTMRYGPLKPVGLRDPRSPERFYAVVQLRQEDKAGQLWNMVGFQTNLRWGEQKRVFRLIPGLEEAEFVRMGVMHRNTFINSPELLQPTLQFHQRPTLLAAGQLIGTEGYTAAAAGGWLAGTNAARVALGLEPVSPPNETMMGSLIGFVTSASPKHFQPMPPNFGIIPSLDIRIRNKRDRYGKYRDRALESLTTWQKQLQPAMVS